In Acaryochloris marina S15, a single genomic region encodes these proteins:
- the miaB gene encoding tRNA (N6-isopentenyl adenosine(37)-C2)-methylthiotransferase MiaB — MSSDSRRYHITTYGCQMNKADSERMAGVLENMGYQWSENPDDANLILCNTCTIRDNAEHKVYSYLGRQAKRKHAQPDLTLVVAGCVAQQEGDTLLRRVPELDLVMGPQHANRLQDLLEQVASGQQVLATEPIHIVEDITKPRRDSTVTAWVNVIYGCNERCTYCVVPNVRGIEQSRTPEVIRAEMVQLGKQGFKEVTLLGQNIDAYGRDLPGTTPEGRHQHNLTDLLHFVHDVPGIERIRFATSHPRYFTERLIQACYELPKVCEHFHIPFQSGDNDILKAMSRGYTQEKYRRIIDNIRAVMPDASISADVIVGFPGETEEQFLKTFQLVEEIEFDLVNTAAYSPRPNTPAALWDNQLSEEVKADRLQRLNRLVGVCAELRSQRYANRIEEVLVEDQNPKDPTQVMGRTRGNRLTFFPGKIEELRGQIISVKVIEVRPFSLTGEPLSALATASN, encoded by the coding sequence ATGAGTTCAGATTCACGCCGATACCACATCACCACCTATGGCTGTCAGATGAATAAAGCTGACTCTGAGCGGATGGCAGGGGTTTTGGAAAATATGGGATACCAATGGTCTGAGAACCCAGATGACGCCAATCTGATTCTCTGCAATACCTGCACCATTCGAGACAATGCCGAGCACAAAGTCTATTCCTATTTAGGGCGGCAAGCGAAGCGCAAACATGCGCAACCGGATTTAACCTTAGTCGTCGCAGGCTGTGTGGCCCAACAAGAAGGGGATACCCTGCTTCGTCGCGTGCCCGAACTAGATTTGGTGATGGGTCCTCAGCACGCCAATCGGCTCCAGGATTTATTAGAACAAGTGGCCAGCGGTCAACAGGTGTTGGCAACGGAACCGATTCACATTGTGGAGGATATTACCAAACCCCGTCGGGATAGTACCGTCACTGCCTGGGTCAATGTGATCTATGGGTGCAATGAGCGCTGTACCTATTGCGTGGTCCCCAACGTTCGAGGGATAGAACAATCTCGCACCCCAGAGGTCATTCGAGCCGAAATGGTGCAGCTCGGAAAACAAGGCTTCAAAGAAGTGACGCTTCTAGGACAAAATATCGATGCCTATGGTCGTGACCTACCCGGAACAACCCCAGAAGGACGGCATCAGCATAATCTGACAGATTTACTTCACTTTGTCCATGATGTGCCCGGCATTGAGCGAATTCGATTTGCCACGAGCCATCCTCGCTATTTTACGGAGCGTTTGATTCAGGCTTGTTATGAGCTGCCAAAAGTGTGTGAGCATTTCCATATCCCCTTTCAATCTGGGGATAACGATATTCTCAAGGCCATGTCTCGAGGCTATACCCAAGAGAAATACCGCCGCATTATTGATAACATTCGGGCCGTGATGCCAGATGCTTCCATTAGCGCTGATGTAATTGTCGGTTTTCCGGGAGAAACGGAAGAGCAGTTCTTGAAGACTTTTCAGTTGGTGGAAGAGATTGAATTCGATCTGGTGAATACGGCAGCCTATTCTCCCCGTCCCAATACCCCTGCAGCGTTATGGGACAACCAGCTGAGTGAAGAGGTGAAAGCCGATCGGCTCCAGAGATTGAATCGCTTGGTGGGAGTGTGTGCGGAGTTGAGATCGCAACGTTATGCCAACCGCATCGAAGAAGTGCTCGTAGAAGACCAAAATCCCAAAGACCCTACTCAAGTTATGGGCCGAACCCGGGGCAATCGTCTCACCTTCTTCCCTGGCAAAATTGAAGAATTACGGGGCCAAATCATTTCGGTAAAAGTGATTGAGGTACGTCCTTTCAGCCTGACCGGAGAACCTCTGTCAGCTTTGGCGACTGCTTCTAACTAG
- the dprA gene encoding DNA-processing protein DprA, with product MEERPYWLAWSQIPGIGPVVLKRLQQRFGTLSSAWSADAADLGTVTGIGAQTLRTIQKHRQSGRPTDLLAQHVQKNPSFWCMADEAYPRMLTEIADSPPLLYYRGQVQLSENQGSTPMVGIVGTRDPSEYAKRWTRKIAYALAKRGITVVSGMAEGIDTQAHLGCIEGGGRTIAVLGTGVDMIYPPRNQGLYQKIEQQGLLLSEYPSGTQPNRAHFPRRNRIVAGLCRALLVMEAPTKSGALITAYQANEYNRDIYVLPGSLDNPRAMGCLGLVQRGAQLILGIGQLLDQLGTIPPLSPDPASSIPEIPSTLPPVQAEILKTVSQLCQQSGDGSVPFDLIVQSVELSAGEVSGEILQLELQGLVNQLPGMRYAPNS from the coding sequence GTGGAAGAACGCCCCTATTGGTTGGCTTGGTCGCAGATTCCAGGGATAGGTCCAGTTGTCCTTAAGCGTTTACAGCAGCGGTTTGGCACTTTGTCCTCGGCATGGTCGGCAGATGCTGCCGACCTAGGAACGGTAACGGGGATTGGGGCTCAAACCCTGAGGACCATTCAGAAGCACAGGCAATCTGGAAGGCCGACGGATCTACTGGCTCAGCATGTACAGAAGAATCCCAGTTTTTGGTGCATGGCGGATGAGGCATATCCTCGGATGCTCACGGAAATCGCCGATTCTCCACCGCTGCTCTACTATCGAGGCCAAGTTCAGCTGTCTGAAAATCAGGGTAGTACCCCTATGGTAGGGATTGTAGGAACCCGAGATCCGTCTGAATATGCCAAACGATGGACTCGGAAGATTGCTTATGCCTTAGCAAAACGGGGAATAACGGTCGTGTCAGGGATGGCAGAAGGAATTGATACCCAGGCCCATTTGGGTTGTATTGAGGGTGGTGGGCGCACGATTGCCGTTTTAGGGACGGGAGTGGATATGATTTACCCACCCCGGAACCAAGGCTTGTACCAGAAAATTGAGCAACAGGGTTTGCTGTTGAGCGAGTATCCATCTGGTACACAACCCAATCGAGCCCATTTTCCCCGTCGTAATCGGATTGTGGCAGGTTTATGCCGAGCGTTGCTGGTGATGGAAGCCCCGACAAAGTCAGGGGCATTAATTACGGCATATCAGGCCAATGAGTATAATCGCGACATTTATGTTCTACCTGGTTCGTTGGATAATCCTCGGGCAATGGGCTGTTTAGGATTAGTACAACGAGGGGCTCAACTCATTTTAGGGATTGGTCAACTGTTGGACCAGTTAGGTACGATTCCACCCTTATCACCAGACCCTGCTTCTAGCATTCCTGAAATTCCTTCTACACTGCCACCCGTGCAAGCAGAAATTCTGAAAACGGTGAGCCAGCTTTGCCAACAATCAGGTGATGGCTCTGTCCCTTTCGATCTGATAGTTCAATCAGTTGAACTATCAGCAGGAGAAGTATCGGGTGAGATACTGCAGTTAGAGTTACAAGGTTTGGTTAATCAACTCCCAGGGATGAGATATGCCCCGAATTCCTAA
- the def gene encoding peptide deformylase — translation MSSEVLVEKHKLKNPPLNIHTLGDRVLRQSAKRISKVDDEIRELARQMLQTMYSADGIGLAAPQVAVGKQLIVVDTDPEEPANQPIILLNPKIRRHSDDLALGQEGCLSIPGVYLDVRRPAEIEVAYKDEQGRPQVIVATDLLARVIQHEMDHLTGVMFVDRVENSLLLNQELTKQGFSKQAVKPVEAA, via the coding sequence ATGTCTTCTGAAGTTCTGGTTGAAAAGCACAAACTTAAAAATCCTCCCCTGAATATTCACACCCTCGGTGATCGCGTGCTTAGACAATCAGCCAAGCGAATTTCCAAAGTGGATGACGAGATTCGAGAATTGGCCCGCCAAATGCTGCAAACGATGTATAGCGCTGACGGCATTGGCCTCGCGGCGCCCCAAGTCGCCGTAGGCAAGCAGCTAATTGTGGTTGATACCGACCCAGAAGAACCGGCTAATCAGCCGATTATCCTGCTGAATCCTAAGATTCGTCGCCATAGTGATGACTTAGCCTTAGGTCAAGAGGGTTGCCTGAGTATTCCTGGGGTGTACCTAGATGTCCGGCGACCCGCTGAAATCGAAGTTGCCTATAAAGACGAGCAGGGTAGACCTCAAGTTATTGTGGCCACGGATCTGTTGGCACGAGTGATTCAGCATGAAATGGATCATTTAACGGGCGTTATGTTTGTAGACCGAGTAGAGAATAGCTTGCTGTTGAACCAGGAATTGACGAAGCAAGGTTTCTCAAAACAAGCAGTTAAACCTGTTGAAGCCGCTTAA